A part of Aegilops tauschii subsp. strangulata cultivar AL8/78 chromosome 2, Aet v6.0, whole genome shotgun sequence genomic DNA contains:
- the LOC120973951 gene encoding uncharacterized protein — protein MPQKLLLTLLVASRKLHHYFQGHPVKHIPRGMNKEADDIAKRVSRREPQNPGIFEEQLFKPSAAPPTAGPAPLWEEPPMAPPTGAPACSPTSGARLLLALEHQEGCWTEEFKAYLLQGTREGGRRRHVVGQATTYCIQDSELYRRRPNDVSLRCVSKEQGCELLADIHRGDCMHHSSSRPLVGKAFRSGFYWPMTLNDATELVRSCEAC, from the exons ATGCCACAAAAGCTCCTGCTCACGCTCCTCGTCGCCTCCAGAAAACTGCACCactatttccagggccaccccgtCAAG CACATACCACGTGGCATGAACAAGGAGGCGGACGACATTGCCAAGAGGGTGTCCCGGCGCGAGCCCCAGAATCCTGGCATCTTCGAGGAACaactcttcaagccatcagcggCTCCCCCCACCGCAGGACCAGCACCGCTTTGGGAGGAGCCGCCCATGGCACCACCCACGGGCGCCCCAGCCTGCAGCCCGACCTCAGGGGCCCGCCTGCTCCTCGCTCTTGAACATCAGGAGGGATGTTGGACCGAGGAGTTCAAGGCGTACCTGCTCCAAGGCaccagagaaggaggaagacgcaGACATGTGGTCGGCCAGGCCACCACGTACTGCATCCAGGACAGCGAGCTCTACCGAAGGCGCCCAAATGATGTTTCTCTGCGATGCGTCTCCAAGGAGCAGGGGTGCGAGCTGCTGGCCGACATCCATAGAGGGGACTGCATGCATCACTCCTCATCGCGCCCCCTcgtgggcaaggcgttccgcagcgggttctactggcccatgACGCTCAATGACGCCACTGAGCTGGTGAGATCCTGCGAGGCATGCTAG